In a single window of the uncultured Fibrobacter sp. genome:
- a CDS encoding FeoA family protein — MNNEPKFSELKKGDKAEIIGYNTGDSQYKSKLLSMGLVRGVVLEVLQVAPLGDPVEVSVLSYRLSLRKQEANVLKLRRV, encoded by the coding sequence ATGAATAACGAACCGAAGTTTTCGGAACTCAAGAAAGGCGACAAGGCCGAAATTATTGGATACAACACGGGTGATTCTCAATACAAGTCCAAACTTTTGTCGATGGGGCTTGTGCGTGGTGTGGTGCTTGAAGTTTTGCAGGTGGCCCCGCTCGGCGACCCGGTTGAGGTCAGCGTGCTTTCGTATAGGCTTTCGCTCCGCAAACAAGAAGCCAATGTGCTTAAGTTGAGGAGAGTCTGA
- a CDS encoding metal-dependent transcriptional regulator, which translates to MEQVKLSQSLEDYLEMVHMLRLANGIARVRDIAAALKVKMPSVAKAVIELKKLGLVTQEPYSGIELTSEGALVASQILNRHILLKSFLIKLGVSEAIADKDACCMEHILSAETLEKIEEFVNTPNESAKKSKTAAKSTKK; encoded by the coding sequence ATGGAACAAGTAAAGTTAAGTCAGAGCCTTGAAGACTACTTGGAAATGGTGCACATGCTGCGCCTTGCGAACGGGATTGCCCGTGTCCGCGACATTGCGGCGGCGCTCAAGGTCAAGATGCCGTCGGTGGCGAAGGCGGTGATTGAACTCAAGAAGCTGGGCCTGGTGACGCAGGAACCGTATAGCGGCATTGAGCTCACTTCGGAAGGTGCGCTTGTGGCGTCTCAGATTCTGAACCGTCACATTCTGCTGAAGAGTTTCTTGATCAAGCTCGGCGTGTCCGAGGCGATTGCCGACAAGGATGCCTGCTGCATGGAACACATTCTTTCGGCGGAGACTCTCGAGAAAATCGAGGAATTTGTGAACACGCCCAATGAATCGGCGAAAAAGTCAAAGACTGCCGCTAAATCTACGAAAAAGTAA
- a CDS encoding glutathione peroxidase, with product MATIYDYTLTDGKGNEVPLANFKGKVMLIVNTATGCGFTPHYKPIEQMYSDFHDRGFEVIDIPCNQFKGQTPGTDDEIHEFCTLNYGTEFPQMKKSDVNGPDELPLYTYLKSQKGFEGFGFGVKAAAMALLLKSIDKDYKKNPDIKWNFTKFVVDREGNVVARFEPTADMDDVRACVEKLL from the coding sequence ATGGCAACCATCTACGATTACACGCTCACCGACGGAAAAGGGAACGAAGTCCCGCTCGCAAACTTCAAAGGCAAGGTGATGCTTATCGTGAACACGGCGACCGGTTGCGGCTTTACCCCGCATTACAAGCCCATCGAACAGATGTATTCCGACTTTCACGACAGGGGCTTTGAAGTCATCGATATTCCCTGCAACCAGTTCAAGGGGCAGACCCCCGGCACCGACGACGAGATCCACGAATTCTGCACGCTCAACTACGGCACCGAATTCCCGCAAATGAAAAAGTCCGACGTGAACGGCCCCGATGAACTCCCGCTCTACACCTATCTGAAATCGCAGAAGGGTTTTGAAGGATTCGGTTTTGGCGTAAAGGCCGCCGCCATGGCGCTCCTGCTCAAGAGTATCGACAAGGATTACAAGAAAAATCCCGACATCAAGTGGAACTTCACTAAGTTCGTGGTCGATCGCGAAGGCAACGTAGTCGCGCGATTTGAACCTACCGCCGACATGGACGATGTGCGTGCCTGTGTGGAAAAGTTGCTCTAG
- a CDS encoding MarR family winged helix-turn-helix transcriptional regulator: MNCPQLKLENQLCFPLYAASKEITRRYAPYLEPLDLTYTQYIVMLVLWEEKKCNVSELGKKLFLDSGTLTPLLKKLEAKGYIQRTREETDERCLSVSLTPEGEVLKRKAASVPKSMASCVNLSETEAKTLYKLLYKILDGFEVG, encoded by the coding sequence ATGAATTGCCCCCAGCTAAAACTCGAAAACCAGCTGTGCTTTCCGCTGTATGCCGCGTCCAAGGAAATTACGCGCCGCTACGCCCCGTACCTGGAACCGCTCGACCTCACGTACACGCAGTACATTGTGATGCTCGTGCTCTGGGAAGAGAAGAAGTGCAACGTCTCTGAACTCGGAAAAAAGCTGTTCCTTGATTCGGGCACGCTCACCCCGCTCCTGAAAAAGCTCGAAGCCAAGGGCTACATCCAGCGCACCCGTGAAGAAACCGACGAACGTTGCCTTTCCGTAAGCCTTACCCCCGAAGGCGAAGTGCTCAAGCGCAAAGCCGCAAGTGTTCCCAAGTCCATGGCCAGCTGCGTCAACCTCTCCGAAACCGAAGCCAAAACGCTGTATAAGTTGCTGTACAAGATTTTGGACGGATTTGAGGTGGGATGA